AGACTCAGAGCCCGTCCTGAGCACTTCGCTTCTAGCAGACGCAGCGAATTATATATCTTTTTTATGAGAAAGTACTATGTCCTTGATAGTTTCCTCACCGAGGGCGCTTCCGATGGATTCATCAACCCTTTCCACAACCGAATCAACTTCCGGAACTGAGTAAATTTTATGTTCTAAATGATTATTTTGGCCGTCGGCTCTGGTGGAATCGAGTATTTCTTTAAGCCTGATGGTTTCAAGGTCCCTCGCCGGAAGATATGTGGGGGGTTCATCCGCCGTCTCGATGACCAGCTTCTTCTTCTCTAGCTGGCTCAGGGCGTTCTGGATGGGCTCTTCCGGAAGCCCCAGGCGGTCTACCAGCAAGTCCAATGTCCAGCGGTGCCTATCGTGGTAGTAGTTATAGCCGATGAGGAACATTATCAGAAAAGAGATTTTCTCTTTCAACCGGTTGCTTAAGTGAAAAGCCTCTTTTTTCAAGGTCAAGAATTTCAGATTCTGGTGGCAGAAAGAGATTTGAGCACCTATCAAAAGTATGAGCCAGCTCAGGTATAGCCATATCATGAAAAGTATGATCACTGCAAAACTGGAGTATATTGCCGGATATTTTGTCGATGATGCTACAAAAGAGGTGAACGCCCAGCCGGTGGTCTGCCACATTACCCCGGCAACCACGCCGCCCAAGAGTGCGGAATCTATCTTCACCTTAGTGTTGGGTATTATCATGTAAACGAAGGTATGGGCTATGCTGACCACGATGTACGGAACCAGTTTGCTCCCGTAGTAGATCAGCGTGCCGAAGGGTTCTATGGCGATCAGTTTTTGCACCATGGCATTGCTGGAAAGAGAGGCATTGAGTCCGATTGCGGTGAACATAAGAACCGGGCCGATTATGATTATGCTTATATAGTCGCTAAGCCTTCTTACAACACTCCTCCCTTTTTTTATCTTCCATATGTGGTTTAGCGCGTCTTCAATCTTTTGGACGAGGGATATGACCGTATAGATCAAAATTGCCAGTCCGAGGGAACCCAGAACGCCGACTTTCATATTCTCTACGAACTCTAAAATCTTCTGGGCTATTTCATTACCCTGAGGGCCGAGCGGTTCGAGGAAATTGTAGAGTAATGGCTCTAGTTCGTTATGAACCCCAAAGGCTTTGAGTATGGAGAAGCTAAAAGCAAGTAGAGGGACCAGGGAGAGAAGGGTGGTGTAGACGAGGCTCATGGCCCTCAACGTGAGTTCACCCTCGGAGAACTCACGGACGGATACATAAATTAGCCTGAGTACCTTTACCAGGAAAGCCCGGAAACCATCGAGGGAGCCGGTGTCAATATACCAGAGCTCCCTGGCCAGGAAGTCGTTCAGTCTTCTAACCAATTCATGCATGATTCTTTGACTCTTTGTTATTCTATCATCTAAAAGGGGGAAAAGTAACTGAATCGGTGTTACTTACTTGCAGGATGAAGCATAAATCTGTTTTGTCTACCCCCTTTGAATTACCCCCTTAGTAAGGGGGAACTAAAGAGGGGTTGCTATCTCTTTGTCCATCATCCGGGCCCTTTGATTACCATCACATGAACTCTGATAATGAATCTCTTATTTTGACCAGTTTGCAATGAAACTTTAAGTCGGGTTTCGGAGTTTATATGAACGAGAATACCGGATAAGGAGAATACAGATGAGAAAATATTCCTTTTTATTGATAGCGGTTTTTGCGCTCGGCGTCATGATTTTAAGCTTGGGTTGTCATTACTACGATCCCGGCCACCATGGCTACAGTTATAACTATCGCAGCCATCATTACCATAACTATCACGGGCATAAACATTATAAACATCATAAACATGGGTATAAGCATAAAGACCACCGCTCTTACTATCGGTAAATTGCAAGATCTTTTCTTTTAGGGTACTTTACCAAATCCGGGTTTTCGATATTCAAGGACAATGCCTAGGTGGAAAGCAGCGAGTTAGATATAATTGCCGAGGGTGTAGCGAAATCCTACGGAAATTTTCAGGCTCTCAAGGGACTAAATTTAAGAGTAAAAAAAGGTGAATTTCTTTCCATCTTCGGTCCCAACGGAGCGGGCAAAACAACACTCATAAAATTACTTTCCACGCTTACCAAGCCTACTTCGGGAAGATTAATCATATCCAATCATGATATAAAAAAAGAGCCGGATAAGGTGCGTAGTCTGGTCGGTGTAATCTCCCATGACCCTTATCTTTACGAAAGTTTGAGCGCCGTAGAGAATATTAGATTCTTCGCCGAAATGTATGGTCTCCCCCATCCGGTAGAGAGGGCCTTCGAGTTGGTCAAAGAGGTCGGACTGGAGAGCAGGATGTACGACCTGGTGAGGACCTTTTCTCGCGGGATGAAACAGCGCCTGGCCGTTGCCCGGGCGATTGTCCACGCCCCCAAGATTCTACTCCTGGACGAGCCCTACACCGGTTTAGACCAGAATGGGGCCAGGATATTTGGGGAGATGCTCAGATGGCTTAAGTCGGACGGCAGAACGATTATAATGACCACGCACAATATTGCCGAGGGACTAGAGATAAGTGACCGGGTCTCGATTTTAAGCGGAGGCAGAATCGTTTACGAAAGTCAAATAGATGGAGTTGAAAAGGAAAGGTTCAATGAGATTTATCTTGAGAAGGTGAACTTATAACCATAACTACACTAAGACGCGAAGTTTTTCTTTGTGTCTTGGAGACTTCGTGGTTAAAAAATCCAATGAAAAAGATCTGGGCGATAGTCTGGAAAGACATAATAACCGAACTGAGGACCAAGGAGCTTTTCTCCTCCATGTTCACCTTCGCTCTCCTGATTATGGTTATCTTTAACATTGCTTTTGATTTTTCGGCCGAGCTTATCCCTGTCGCCGCCCCGGCCATACTCTGGGTGTCATTTACCTTTGCCGGGGTTTTAGGCCTAAGCCGGTCGTTTGCCCTGGAGAAGGAAGGCGATGCGATTCAAGGGCTTCTGCTCACCCCTACGGACCGAAGCCTCATCTTCTTTGGAAAGATGGTCGGCAACCTGATTTTTGTGTTTGTAGTGGAGATGATTATTCTTCCCCTCTTCGTACTCTTCTTCAACTTCGATTTGAGCAATCACTTGTTAC
The Thermodesulfobacteriota bacterium DNA segment above includes these coding regions:
- a CDS encoding heme exporter protein CcmB, translated to MKKIWAIVWKDIITELRTKELFSSMFTFALLIMVIFNIAFDFSAELIPVAAPAILWVSFTFAGVLGLSRSFALEKEGDAIQGLLLTPTDRSLIFFGKMVGNLIFVFVVEMIILPLFVLFFNFDLSNHLLPLLLIIFLGTVGFVSVGTLFSAIALSTKLREVLLPILLFPIIIPVIASSVKLTTAILDGRTIGDALSAFKVLVSFDIVFVVVCAVIFEYVLEE
- a CDS encoding ABC transporter ATP-binding protein, with translation MESSELDIIAEGVAKSYGNFQALKGLNLRVKKGEFLSIFGPNGAGKTTLIKLLSTLTKPTSGRLIISNHDIKKEPDKVRSLVGVISHDPYLYESLSAVENIRFFAEMYGLPHPVERAFELVKEVGLESRMYDLVRTFSRGMKQRLAVARAIVHAPKILLLDEPYTGLDQNGARIFGEMLRWLKSDGRTIIMTTHNIAEGLEISDRVSILSGGRIVYESQIDGVEKERFNEIYLEKVNL
- a CDS encoding YihY/virulence factor BrkB family protein encodes the protein MHELVRRLNDFLARELWYIDTGSLDGFRAFLVKVLRLIYVSVREFSEGELTLRAMSLVYTTLLSLVPLLAFSFSILKAFGVHNELEPLLYNFLEPLGPQGNEIAQKILEFVENMKVGVLGSLGLAILIYTVISLVQKIEDALNHIWKIKKGRSVVRRLSDYISIIIIGPVLMFTAIGLNASLSSNAMVQKLIAIEPFGTLIYYGSKLVPYIVVSIAHTFVYMIIPNTKVKIDSALLGGVVAGVMWQTTGWAFTSFVASSTKYPAIYSSFAVIILFMIWLYLSWLILLIGAQISFCHQNLKFLTLKKEAFHLSNRLKEKISFLIMFLIGYNYYHDRHRWTLDLLVDRLGLPEEPIQNALSQLEKKKLVIETADEPPTYLPARDLETIRLKEILDSTRADGQNNHLEHKIYSVPEVDSVVERVDESIGSALGEETIKDIVLSHKKDI